One Corynebacterium aurimucosum genomic window, ATTACCACCGGCGCAACTCTGCGTGCTAGCGCCGCGCGTGTATGGGCTATCGGGGGTGACGTCGCGGGCGCGATTGTGCTGGCAGATGCGTAAGGCGGGCCATCATCATGCATGAGTGTAGGGGCCAGTCATCGTGTAGGTTATGACCAGTGGTAACATGAGGGGTGTCACAGGGAAGCGGGCTTCCGGCTCCTTATCACAGGCTTGTAGAAGTCCGCAGAATGTGCAGTCATTCAGTCCCCACGAGTATAGGGAGGCATTTCATGTCCCAGCAGACCAACGCTCAGGTCACCATCACCGGCCGTAACGTGGAGGTTCCGGAGCACTTCCAGGAACGTGTCACTGAAAAACTAGCCAAGATCGAGCGCCTTGATCCGACCCTGACCTTCTTCCACGTGGAGCTGCAGCACGAGCCGAACCCGCGCCGCGAGTCCGAGGCAGAGCGTCTGCAGATCACCGCTACCGGTAAGGGGCACATCGCTCGCGCCGAGGCGAAGGAAGATTCTTTCTATGCGGCACTCGAGACCGCCCTGGGCAAGATGGAACGCTCCCTGCGCAAGGTTAAGGTGCGCCGTGAGAACGTGAAGTCCGGCCACCGCGCCCAGAAGGGTACTGGTCAGATCGCCGCTGAGTTGGTCGCTGAAGCTGAGGCGGCTAAGCCCGCTAAGGAAGAGCGCTACATCGATCCCTACGCCGAGACTGTCGAGGATGTTCGCCCGGGCCAGGTTGTCCGCTTCAAGGAGCACCCGGCAACCCCGATGTCTGTTGATGATGCGCTCAGCGAGATGGAGCTGGTCGGCCACGACTTCTACCTCTTTATCAACGAGGAGAACAACAAGCCTTCTGTGGTTTACCGCCGCCACGCATTCGACTACGGTCTTATTTCCCTGACGGATGCTGATGCTTAAGGCCTGAGCCTTAAAGGCCGTAGGGCCTAACACACAGGCTCCCTGCCCCGCAGCGCACACGCGCAGCGAGGCAGGGAGCCTTCTTATGTCTCTATTAGGCATTGTTAATCTTCGATCATCTTTTTTCGTGACGGCCGAGGGGAGCGTCCTGCAAACGTCGGGGTGGGGACAGAATTGCGCTTTGGGTTGGGTGGCGAATCGTGAGAGAAAAGCTAGTGAGTACAATGGCGACGAGTTAACTTATTTGTCGCGACAAGAAGGACTATCTAGACGTGTTTGGACTTTCCAAGCTGCTCCGTGCCGGTGAGGGGCGCACCGTCAAGCGCCTGGCCAAAATTGCAGATGATGTTATTGCCTTAGAAGATAAATTCGCGGCGCTGTCGGACGACGAGCTCAAGGCTAAGACTGACGAGTTTAAGAAGCGTCTGGCGGATGGCGAAAAGATGAATGACATCCTTCTCGAAGCCTTCGCCACCGTGCGTGAGGCTGCCTGGCGCGTGCTTGACCAGAAGCACTACAAGGTGCAGGTTATGGGCGGTGCCGCCCTGCACTTCGGCAACGTCGCTGAGATGCGCACCGGTGAGGGCAAGACCCTGACCTCGCTGCTGCCGGCCTACCTCAATGCGCTGGAGGGCAAGGGCGTACACATCGTGACGGTCAACGATTACTTGGCCAAGCGTGACGCCGAGATGATGGGCCGTGTCCACCGCTGGCTGGGCCTCACCGTTGGCGTCATCCTCTCCGAAATGCGCCCTGCGGAGCGTAAGGAAGCTTATGCTTGCGACATCACGTACGGCACCAACAATGAGCTGGGCTTTGACTACCTGCGCGACAACATGGTCCGCTCGCTCAATGACACGGTCCAGCGTGGCCACAATTACTGCATTGTGGATGAGGTTGACTCCATCCTGATCGACGAGGCCCGTACCCCGCTCATTATTTCCGGACCGGTCGACGGCTCCTCCCAGTTCTACGGCGTTTTCTCCAAGCTAGCGCCGAAGATGCGCGAGGGCATCCACTACGAGGTGGACCACAAGAAGCGCACCATTGGTGTGCTGGAGGAGGGCGTCGAATTCGTCGAGGATCAGCTGGGCATTGAAAACCTCTACGCCCCAGAGCACTCCCAGTTGGTGTCCTACCTCAACAATGCCTTGAAGGCGAAGGAGCTCTTCACCCGCGATAAGGACTACATTGTCCGCAATGGCGAAGTGCTGATCGTGGATAGCTTCACCGGCCGTGTTCTGGCTGGCCGCCGCTACAACGAAGGTATGCACCAGGCTATTGAGGCAAAGGAAGAGGTGGAGATCAAGAACGAGAACCAGACTCTCGCCACCGTTACGCTCCAGAACTATTTCCGCCTCTACGACAAGATTTCCGGCATGACCGGTACCGCAGAAACCGAGGCTGCTGAGTTGCACTCCATCTATGGGCTAGATGTGGTGCCGATTCCGACGAATAAGCCGAACCAGCGTACCGATCACTCCGACCGCATCTACAAGACCCAGGAAGCCAAGTTCGCTGCGGTGGTGGATGACATCGAGGAACACGTTGCCGACGGCCAGCCGGTGTTGGTGGGTACCACCTCCGTGGAGCGCTCCGAGTACCTCTCGCAACTGTTGAGCAAGCGCGGAATCAAGCACTCGGTACTCAATGCGAAGCACCATGAGGAAGAGGGACAGATCGTCGCCCGTGCCGGCCGCCCGGGCGCCGTAACCGTCGCCACCAACATGGCCGGCCGCGGTACCGATATCGTGCTCGGCGGTAACCCCGAGGTCATCCTGGATGAGAAGCTGCGCGAGCGCGGCCTCGATCCCTTTGAGGATGAAGAGAAGTACCAGGAGGCCTGGGACGCCGAGATTGATCAGGAGAGGGAACGCTCCAAGCGCCTGGGCGACGAGGTCCGCGAGGCCGGCGGCCTGTACGTATTGGGCACCGAGCGCCACGAGTCGCGCCGTATTGATAACCAGTTGCGCGGCCGTTCCGGCCGTCAGGGTGACCCGGGTGAGACCCGTTTCTACCTGTCCATGCGTGATGAGCTCATGGTGCGCTTCGTGGGCCAGTCCATGGAGAATATGATGAACCGCCTCAACGTGCCAGATGATGTGCCGATCGAGGCCAAGATGGTCTCTAACTCCATCAAGGGTGCACAGGCACAGGTGGAAAACCAGAACTTTGAGATGCGTAAAAACGTGCTCAAGTACGATGAGGTACTCAATGAGCAGCGCAAGGTGGTATACGCCACCCGCCACGACATCCTCGAGGCCAGCGACATCAAGGACAACATCCGCGAGATGATCAACGACACCGTGTCTGCTTACGTGGCGGGTGCGACGGCTACCGGCTACGTGGAGGACTGGAACCTAGACGAGCTGTGGAATGCGCTGGAATCCCTCTACGGGCCGACCATGACGCACGAGGAGCTTGTCGCCGGTACCGAGTACGGCTCCGCCGGCGAGATTTCTGCGGAGCAGCTGCGCGATGCACTGTTGGCTGATGCGAATTCCGAGTATGACCAACTCGAAGAAGCTGTGAGCGCTATCGGTGGTGAGAGCCAGATGCGCAATACCGAGCGCATGATCATCCTGCCGGTTATTGACCAGAAGTGGCGCGAGCACCTCTATGAGATGGATTACCTCAAGGAAGGCATCGGTCTGCGTGCCATGGCGCAGCGAGATCCTCTGGTGGAGTACCAGAAGGAAGGCGGCGACATGTTCAATGCCATGAACGACGCGGTCAAGGAAGAAACCGTGCGCCAGCTGTTTATGCTGCGCAAGCAGTTCAAGGCGCAGGAAGAGGCAAACGCAGTGGATGAAGCGGAAGCCTAGGGCAACCTTGATGCGCCAGCGCTAGTCAACGCAGGACGCCGTGGGAACCAATCCCCACGGCGTCTTTTTATTGGAAGTAGTTAGGTATATACTGTCAGGACATTAATTATTGTTCTTCGGAGGTTGAGTCAGTATGCGCCGCTTGTCTCTGCGAGTAGGTCTATCCGTGTTCGCATCTGCCACCCTGCTGGGTGGCGGCGCAGCTGCTTCGGCTGTGGAACTAGCCCCAGAAGAGCAGTGCCAGCTGGCCTCCGTATTGGGCTCTCAAAGCGATGACTCCCTGAAGGGCGCTGCACTCAGCTCGCAGGATGTTGTCTCCACTCAGTGTGGCGCGGTGTCTGAACCGGAAAGTCTTGATGAAGCTACTGCGAAGCTTCCCGTGGTGGGGGCCACCATGTTTGGCGGCATCAGCCTAGCTTTGGTGAGCGCTTCTGCAGCCTTCGCCGGAATCGATTGGACACCCATCCTGATCAAGCTGGGATCGATGTTTTAAGACCAGCGCTAAGTCATAGGCGTGATTTCTAGGGCTCCTCAAGGCCGCAAACTCATCTTTTCAGAACCTCTGTCTCTTGTGTCAGTGGGTTTGCAGGCCGCCCGAAAGTAAGCGGAAAGACCGCAGGTGTCGGCCGGTTGCAGCGCCGGTAAAAGCGCGCCGTGTTGAGCCTAAGAGCACCGAACCGAAGAACTCACCATTTGAGCGCGCGTGCAAGCTGCGCAGCGTCATTCCTCCGTGCGATTCTGCAGCTGCCTGGGCTTTCCTCCAGGCGCGCACATGCTTAGTGATTTCTGGGGCGAAGCGTGGGTTATTGAGATGACTCAAAGGCCGCAAGGCGGCGGCGACTTCGAGAACTATGACAACGAGACCACGGATCTCTTCCCGCGTGGCCAGGTCGCGAGCTGTGGGCTCGCGCTCATAGCGGATACGTTGCGGGGCAACATACAGTTGTAGGTGGCTCATGCCGGGGATGGGGGTGTACATGTGAATAGCGTCCTCTTCCGCAGTGCGCGGTACGGAGGAAAGCGCTGAAGCAAGGATCGGGGATGGCACAGAGAAGGAAGCTGGATGTACGTTCATTGTGCCATGGCAGCCCCGTCTGCGGCTAGAGCTTTGCAGCGCATTGGCCGGTGAGAGCAGGCGGGCGGTATGTTCGCTATACTTTCGGACGATAAACACAGTTCAATGCGAAGGGTAGATAATATGCGTGGACTCATCGTCGATTTTGTAGGCGTGCTTGACGGCACCGAAGAGGACGTCAAGCGCTGGCGGGAACTATTCGCCGCCGCGAAATCCAACGGAGTTGCCACCGCTATCCTTTCGAACGATCCGGGCGGCCCAGGTGGGGAGCACATTCGAGAGTGGGAATACCGCGGCATCGTGGATGCCGTGGTGCTTTCTGGCGAGGTTGGCGCTGAGAAGCCGGACCGTGCTGCCTTCCAAGCCGCGGCAGATGCTATTGACCTGCCGATTAATGATTGCGTCATGGTGGATGATTCCATCGTTAACGTGCGCGCTGCTGTGGAGAACGGCATGGTGGGCATGCTCTACACGGTCTTCGATCGCACGAGCGTTGAGGTTCAGGCAGTCTTCGACATTGAAGGTGAGTTCTAAGTGTCGAAGGATGTGCGCGTCTTCCTGCCGGCTACCTTCGGTATGCTGGCTGAGCTTGAGGAGACCGGCCAGCTCGCTGCCCGCAGTGGTTGGGGTTTTGCGCTAACACCCGCGTTGCGTGAGTTCTATACCGAAGGCGACGAGGAAGAAATTGAGTACTCTGCCTTCCTTGAAGCTTCCATGGCTTCATTGCGCCTGCTGGCTATCGGGGACGAAGAAAAGTTTCCCCACCGACGCGTGGTCATCTCCGTCGACGTGGATGAGTCCGTGGTGACTCCGAAGCCAGACATGGGTGAGCCCGTCGTGGCCCTCAACCCTGCCACGATCACGAAGGCTAACCTGCAGGCTATCCACGTGGATATCGAGGAATCCGAAGCCGCTACGGCCAAGGCTATTGACGCTATCGATA contains:
- the secA gene encoding preprotein translocase subunit SecA — translated: MFGLSKLLRAGEGRTVKRLAKIADDVIALEDKFAALSDDELKAKTDEFKKRLADGEKMNDILLEAFATVREAAWRVLDQKHYKVQVMGGAALHFGNVAEMRTGEGKTLTSLLPAYLNALEGKGVHIVTVNDYLAKRDAEMMGRVHRWLGLTVGVILSEMRPAERKEAYACDITYGTNNELGFDYLRDNMVRSLNDTVQRGHNYCIVDEVDSILIDEARTPLIISGPVDGSSQFYGVFSKLAPKMREGIHYEVDHKKRTIGVLEEGVEFVEDQLGIENLYAPEHSQLVSYLNNALKAKELFTRDKDYIVRNGEVLIVDSFTGRVLAGRRYNEGMHQAIEAKEEVEIKNENQTLATVTLQNYFRLYDKISGMTGTAETEAAELHSIYGLDVVPIPTNKPNQRTDHSDRIYKTQEAKFAAVVDDIEEHVADGQPVLVGTTSVERSEYLSQLLSKRGIKHSVLNAKHHEEEGQIVARAGRPGAVTVATNMAGRGTDIVLGGNPEVILDEKLRERGLDPFEDEEKYQEAWDAEIDQERERSKRLGDEVREAGGLYVLGTERHESRRIDNQLRGRSGRQGDPGETRFYLSMRDELMVRFVGQSMENMMNRLNVPDDVPIEAKMVSNSIKGAQAQVENQNFEMRKNVLKYDEVLNEQRKVVYATRHDILEASDIKDNIREMINDTVSAYVAGATATGYVEDWNLDELWNALESLYGPTMTHEELVAGTEYGSAGEISAEQLRDALLADANSEYDQLEEAVSAIGGESQMRNTERMIILPVIDQKWREHLYEMDYLKEGIGLRAMAQRDPLVEYQKEGGDMFNAMNDAVKEETVRQLFMLRKQFKAQEEANAVDEAEA
- a CDS encoding HAD-IA family hydrolase; amino-acid sequence: MRGLIVDFVGVLDGTEEDVKRWRELFAAAKSNGVATAILSNDPGGPGGEHIREWEYRGIVDAVVLSGEVGAEKPDRAAFQAAADAIDLPINDCVMVDDSIVNVRAAVENGMVGMLYTVFDRTSVEVQAVFDIEGEF
- a CDS encoding DUF6912 family protein, encoding MRVFLPATFGMLAELEETGQLAARSGWGFALTPALREFYTEGDEEEIEYSAFLEASMASLRLLAIGDEEKFPHRRVVISVDVDESVVTPKPDMGEPVVALNPATITKANLQAIHVDIEESEAATAKAIDAIDNADLGDEDAELAVGDALDNFMAFYDPTELPILVELL
- the hpf gene encoding ribosome hibernation-promoting factor, HPF/YfiA family yields the protein MSQQTNAQVTITGRNVEVPEHFQERVTEKLAKIERLDPTLTFFHVELQHEPNPRRESEAERLQITATGKGHIARAEAKEDSFYAALETALGKMERSLRKVKVRRENVKSGHRAQKGTGQIAAELVAEAEAAKPAKEERYIDPYAETVEDVRPGQVVRFKEHPATPMSVDDALSEMELVGHDFYLFINEENNKPSVVYRRHAFDYGLISLTDADA